Part of the Streptomyces sp. NBC_01264 genome, GGAGACCCCCAGGACGGCCGTCCACTCCACAGCGGCCCCGTCCGCCGAGGACACGGTCGCGCTCGACGTCAGCGGTCGGCCCCTGCACGCCGACGCTCCCGACCTGGACCGGTTCTTCCGGCCCGAGTCCGTGGCGGTCATCGGCGCCTCGGACGCCGACGGCAGACCCAACACCGGCATCACCCGCCAGCTCATCGCCTGGGCGGAACGCGTCGGCGCCCGGCTGCACCCCGTGCACCCCACCCGGACCACCGTCTTCGGGCTGCCCTGCCACGCCTCCGTGGCCGACCTGCCCGAACAGGTGGACCTCGCCGTCCTCCTGGTCGCCGACCCGCTCCCGATCGTGGAGCAACTGGCTGAAGTCAAGGTCAAGTTCGCCGTGGCCTTCGCCTCCGGCTTCGCCGAGACCGGCGACGAGGGCGCCGCCGCACAGGCCCGCCTGGGCGCCGCCGTACAGCGCTCGGGCCTGCGCCTGCTCGGCCCCAACACGAACCTCAACGCCTTCGAGAAGTTCCGCGACGACCTCGACGGCCCGGCCATCGCGCTCATCACCCAGTCCGGCCACCAGGGCCGGCCGGTCTACACCCTCCAGGAGCTGGGCATCCGCCTCTCCCACTGGGCGCCCACCGGCAACGAGGCCGACCTCGAAACCTCCGACTTCATCTCCTACTTCGCCGAGCAGCCCGAGGTCGGGGCCATCGCCTGCTACGTGGAAGGCCTCAAGGACGGCCGGCAGTTCCTCCTCGCCGCCGACCGGGCCGCCCGCAACGGCGTCCCCGTCGTCGCCGTCAAGGTCGGCCGCACCGAGACCGGCGCCCGCATGGCCGCCTCGCACACCGGGAAGCTGACCGGCGCGGACACCGTCGTCGACGCCGCCATGCGGCAGTTCGGCGTCATCCGCGTCGACGGCCTCGACGAACTCCAGGACACCGCCGCCCTCCTCGCCCGCGCCCGCAAACCGCTGGCCGACGGCGTGGTCGTGTACTCCATCTCCGGCGGCACCGGCGCCCACTTCTCCGACCTGGCCACCGAGGCGGGCCTCAGCATCCCCACCCTCTCCCAGGCCAAGCAGGACGAGCTGCACCAGTGGATCCCGGAGTACCTGGGCGTCTCCAACCCTGTGGACAACGGCGGCCACCCGGTCGGCGACTGGCGCGGCCGCAAGATCATCGACGCGATCCTCGCCGACCCCTCCGTAGGCGTCCTGATCTGCCCGATCACGGGCCCCTTCCCTCCCATGAGCGACAAACTGGCGCAGGACCTCGTGGACGCGGCCGAGCAGACCGACAAGCTGATCTGCGTGATCTGGGGCTCCCCGGTCGGCACGGAGGAGGCCTACCGCACCACCCTCCTCGGCTCCTCCCGGGTCGCGACCTTCCGCACCTTCGGCAACTGCATCACCGCCGTCCGCGCCTACCTCGGCCACCACCGCTTCACCGCCGCCTACCGCTCCCCCTTCGAGGACGCCCCGCGCACCACCTCCCCCTCCTTCCGCAAGGCCCAGGCCCTCATGCGTCCGGGCCAGCAGCTCAGCGAGCACGCGGCGAAGCAGCTCCTGCGCGCCTACGGGATACGCGTGCCCCGGGAACAACTGGTGACCAGCGCCGCAGCGGCCGTACGCGCCGCCGGACTGGTCGGATACCCGGTCGTCATGAAGGCCTCGGGCCCCCAGCTCGCCCACAAGACCGAACTGGGCCTGGTCAAGATCGGCCTGACCTCCGCGAGCCAGATCCGGGACGCCTACCGCGAGTTGACGGACATCGCCCGCTACGAGAACGTCCCGCTGGACGGGATCCTCGTCTGCCAGATGGTGGAACGCGGCGTCGAAATGGTCGTCGGCGTCACCCAGGACGACCTCTTCGGCCCCACCGTGACGGTGGGACTGGGCGGAGTCCTGGTGGAGGTCCTGCACGACGTGGCCGTACGGGTCCCTCCCTTCGGCGAGGACCAGGCACGGGCGATGCTGGGGGAACTCCGTGGGCACGCACTGCTGGAGGGCGTACGGGGGGCGCCCCCCGCGGACGTCGACGCGCTGGTGGAGGTCATCCTGCGGGTCCAGAGGATGGCGATGGAACTGGGCGACGAGCTGTCGGAGCTGGACATCAACCCGCTGATGGTTCTCCCCCGGGGCCAGGGGGCGGTGGCGCTGGACGCCCTCGCCATCTGCCACTGAGAGGCCACCCGCCCTCCTCCTCGACGCGGAGCTCGCACCGCTGCGCGGGCCTCCGGCCGGCGGTGGCCCGGCGGGGCTGCCGCCACCGCCGTCCCGGCGCGGGGCCCGGTGGGCGCGTGCGGGCAGGCCCTGCGGGGCGAAGTCCCCTACCCACCCTTCCACCGTTCCCCGGGCCAGCCCGGACCCGGTCCTCAAACGCCGGACGGCTGAAAAAACCAAACCCCGGCCGGGGCTGAAGTGTCCCCAGGCCGGGACTGAGCTGTCCCCCGGCCGGGGACGGGGGCTGCGGGGCCAGGGCCGGGGACGGGGGCGGGGTGGGGTGTTGGCCGGGACGTAAAGCGTGATTTGTGGCGCACAAGAAAGCCACAACTGTCGAACGTCGGGGACAGGGCGCCTAAATCATGCAGTCCAGGCCAACACCCCACCCCGCCCCCGGCACCGGCCCACCACCCGCAGCCAACCCGCGCGCAGGCCAACCCCAGCCCCGCCGGCGCTTGAGGCGCAGGGGCCCGGGGACTGGTCCCCGGCAACGGCGCCGCACCCACACCCCCACCCACCGACCAACAGGAGCCCACCATGACCGACACCCCGGAGGACGAAGTCCTCCACCGCTTCGAGAGCGGCGTCCGCTGGATCACCCTCAACCGCCCGGAGGCGATGAACGCCGTCACCTGGGACCAACGCGAACGCATCATCGGCCTCCTCACAGAAGCCTCCGCCGACCCCGACGTCCGCGCCGTCGTCATCACCGCCACCGGCAAGGGCTTCTGCGCGGGCGCCGACCTCCGAGGAGCGCCCGCCGCGCCGGCGGAGCGGGTCGTCGGGGACGTGGCCCGCATGATCCGGCTCGGCGCACAGCGCCTGATCACGGCCGTGCTCGACTGCGAGAAGCCGGTCATCGCCGCCGTGAACGGCACCGCGGCCGGCATCGGCGCACACCTCGCGCTCGCCTGCGACCTGGTCATCGCCGCCGAACAGGCCCGTTTCATCGAGGTGTTCGTCCGCCGGGGCCTGGTCCCGGACGGCGGCGGCGCGTACCTGCTCCCCCGCCTCGTCGGCCCGCAGAAGGCGAAGGAGCTGATGTTCTTCGGGGACGCCGTCCCCGCGGCCGAGGCGGAGCGGCTCGGCCTGGTGAACAAGGTGGTTCCCGCGGAGGCGCTGGAGGAGACCGCCCGGGAGTGGGCGGAGCGCCTCGCCCAGGGCCCCACCCGCGCCCTGGCCCTGGCGAAACAGCTGGTCAACGCCTCCCTGGACGGCGACCGGGCCACGGCCCTCGCCGCCGAGGCCACCGCCCAGGAGCTCAACATGACCACGGCCGACGCGAACGAGGGGGTCGCCAGCTTCGTGGAGCGCCGCACCCCGAAATACCTCGGCCGGTAAGCCGGGTAAGCCGGGCAAGCCGGGACGCCCCGCTACATCCGCGGGTCCGGCGTGAGCAGAGCGAACACCGCTCCCGTCGGGTCCGCCGTCCACGCCATCCGCCCGACCTCCGGGAGATCGGCGGCGGGCATCAGCACCGAGCCCCCGCCGCCCCGGACCGCGGCCACGGTCGCGTCCACATCGGCGACGTTGAAGTACGGCACCCAGCGGGGAACCTCGTTGCCCGTGCCCTCACCCAGCGGCGCGACCCCTCCGAAGGAGCCGTCCTCCTGGTCCCCGTCGGCGATGCTCAGCACCCGGTAGGTCATCCCGGGTGCGTCCATCTCCGCCGAGCGCCACCCGAAGAGGCCGGCGTAGAACTCGACGGCCGCGACCGGGTCGGCGACGTGCAGCTCCGCCCAGACCAGGGCGTTGACCTCGGAGGTCAGCCCC contains:
- a CDS encoding acetate--CoA ligase family protein is translated as MLGSTHGTLTTDFRARVEACGETPRTAVHSTAAPSAEDTVALDVSGRPLHADAPDLDRFFRPESVAVIGASDADGRPNTGITRQLIAWAERVGARLHPVHPTRTTVFGLPCHASVADLPEQVDLAVLLVADPLPIVEQLAEVKVKFAVAFASGFAETGDEGAAAQARLGAAVQRSGLRLLGPNTNLNAFEKFRDDLDGPAIALITQSGHQGRPVYTLQELGIRLSHWAPTGNEADLETSDFISYFAEQPEVGAIACYVEGLKDGRQFLLAADRAARNGVPVVAVKVGRTETGARMAASHTGKLTGADTVVDAAMRQFGVIRVDGLDELQDTAALLARARKPLADGVVVYSISGGTGAHFSDLATEAGLSIPTLSQAKQDELHQWIPEYLGVSNPVDNGGHPVGDWRGRKIIDAILADPSVGVLICPITGPFPPMSDKLAQDLVDAAEQTDKLICVIWGSPVGTEEAYRTTLLGSSRVATFRTFGNCITAVRAYLGHHRFTAAYRSPFEDAPRTTSPSFRKAQALMRPGQQLSEHAAKQLLRAYGIRVPREQLVTSAAAAVRAAGLVGYPVVMKASGPQLAHKTELGLVKIGLTSASQIRDAYRELTDIARYENVPLDGILVCQMVERGVEMVVGVTQDDLFGPTVTVGLGGVLVEVLHDVAVRVPPFGEDQARAMLGELRGHALLEGVRGAPPADVDALVEVILRVQRMAMELGDELSELDINPLMVLPRGQGAVALDALAICH
- a CDS encoding enoyl-CoA hydratase/isomerase family protein, translating into MTDTPEDEVLHRFESGVRWITLNRPEAMNAVTWDQRERIIGLLTEASADPDVRAVVITATGKGFCAGADLRGAPAAPAERVVGDVARMIRLGAQRLITAVLDCEKPVIAAVNGTAAGIGAHLALACDLVIAAEQARFIEVFVRRGLVPDGGGAYLLPRLVGPQKAKELMFFGDAVPAAEAERLGLVNKVVPAEALEETAREWAERLAQGPTRALALAKQLVNASLDGDRATALAAEATAQELNMTTADANEGVASFVERRTPKYLGR
- a CDS encoding VOC family protein, yielding MLGTDFRKGSPNWLDLGSPDTDGAVSFYTGVFGWQFLSLGPEAGGYGFFQVDGKTVAALGPLTEEGAKPAWMLHFDTPDIQETAAAVRAGGGTVRMEPGDVMGEGWLAQFTDPQGAEFACWQPGRTAGLGLTSEVNALVWAELHVADPVAAVEFYAGLFGWRSAEMDAPGMTYRVLSIADGDQEDGSFGGVAPLGEGTGNEVPRWVPYFNVADVDATVAAVRGGGGSVLMPAADLPEVGRMAWTADPTGAVFALLTPDPRM